GATACATGAATCCGCTTGGCTTCATTAATGAAGCTAAACGGAAAGTCGAAGTCGAGCGAAGCATCGAAATGCTTAGGGTAAAGACGCCTAATATGCATGCTTTGATCAAAAACTTGTCTGGTGGCAACCAGCAAAAAGTGCTGCTCGCGAGATGGCTTCTTACGGAGCCTGATGTGCTTTTGCTCGATGAACCAACACGGGGGATCGACGTAGGGGCTAAATTTGAGATTTACTCCATCATTGCTGATCTTGCCAAGCAGGGGAAAAGTATTATCATGATCTCTTCTGAAATGCCTGAACTTCTCGGGATGTCAGACCGAATCATGGTCATGTGCGAAGGACGCCTTACGGGGATTGTAGATGGAAACAAAGCAACAGAAGAAGAGATCATGCGCCTTGCTGCACAGCACATGGCATAATGGAGGGGGCCAAGAAACCATGAGTACCAAGACAGAAACTATAAAATCCAGAGACATCAGTGGGTTCGTGACCAAATACGCAATCTACATCGTGCTTGTCGTGCTGGTTGTCGGAATTGCAATTTATGATCCACGCTTTTTATCGGTGAGTATTCTTAGAGATATTTTGCTGCAGTCGTCTACACGCGTTATTATCGCCTTGGGTGCTGCGTTCATCTTGATTACTGGGGGAACCGATCTATCGACCGGACGGATCGTTGGTCTGACTGCCGTCATCTCAGCTTCCATGCTGCAAACGCAGGAATATGGCCGGAGATTCTTCCCGGATCTGCCGCATCTGCCGCTTCTGGTTCCGATTATCCTGGCGATTATCGCAGGTTTGTTGGTAGGTCTCATCAACGGAATAATTGTAGCAAAATTAAAAGTACCGCCTTTCATTGCTACCTTAGGGACGATGGTTGCGGTATACGGTGCAAACTCCCTTTACTTCGATATGAAGCCGAATCAATCTCAGCCTATCGGCGGTTTGAGACCGGACTTCAGTAAAATTGGAACAGGTTCCATCGGTTCAAATGCTACGTATTCTATTCCTTACATTGTCATCATTGCCATTGTCGTAGCGATTATCGTGTGGATTGTCTTCAATAAAACGAAGCTTGGCAAATACATGTACGCCATTGGCGGCAACATTCATGCAGCAGTCGTTTCGGGGATTAATGTAAACCGTTACCTGATCTACATTTACTCCATTGCAGGTGCTTTGTACGGATTAGCCGGGGTGCTTGAAGCAGCCAGAACCGGCGGAGCTACGAACAACTATGGGAATATGTACGAGCTTGATGCCATTGCCGCTTGTGTGGTCGGCGGTGTATCGACTTCGGGTGGTATCGGGACGGTGCCGGGCGTTCTTGCCGGGGTATTGATCTTCAGCGTTATCAACTACGGTTTGACGTTTATTGGGATTAGCCCTTACTGGCAGTTAATTATTAAAGGTGTCATCATCGTCGCCGCGGTAGCGTTTGATATGCGCAAATATATGAACTCGAAGTAAGCTGGCAAGTTGAATATCGAGGTGAAACAGGCTGTCGCAACTAATGGGCAGTCTGTTATCGCGTCTATATTGAAAGCGTTTTCTACATGAGAGGTGGCATACCTATGTCTAAAAACTTTGTAGCTGTTTGGAAGAAAAGGCTGTTGGTGTTGTCTTTGAGAAGCAAAATTGTGGGAGCTTTCGTCATCGTTTCTTTGCTTGTGGCGGCGACCAGCGGTATGTCGTATACCTATTTGAACAAAGTGGACAGCTCCTATGCCAAGCTGTTAGGCGACAATGTCTCCATCCTGCGCGTTGTTTCAGAAATTAAAGAAAAAACACAAATGCAGAACAGCATGCTCTTCGGGTATGTGCTGGATCCGACTAAGGAGAAGGAGCAGCGTTTGATGGATATGAATGCAGCGCTTGCTGCTGTCATTGCCCAGATGGGGGAGTTGTCCCATAACGAAGATGAGCAGAGCGCTATTCAGTCTACTATGGATTCCAACATGACGTTTGCACGTCTTGTGAAGAAAGTAACAGAGTATGCGAACAAAGGCAATGTTGCCTTGGCTAAGGCGGAAGCGACGCAGTGGGCCATCCCGACGACAGAAACCTTAACGCAGGCTGCTGCGAAAATTGAAGACCTCGAAAAGTCGACCCAAGAGGATGCTTCTGCGCGTAATCACGATGTGGTGAAATCGACGGTGCAAACGCTGATTTGGGTTAGCTTGGGGGCGTTCCTACTTGCTTTGGCCATGGGTCTTGTATTGTCACGGATGATCGTGACCCCCATGCGTTTCATGGTGCGAGCAGCTGAGCGAATCGCTGCCTGCGACTTAACCGTTAGCGATATTCAAGTGAAGAATCGAGATGAATTGAGAGATCTGGCTAACGCTTTTAACCAAATGAAAGCTAATTTACATCGCTTAATTAGTCAAGTAGGCGGCAGTGCTCAGCAAGTTGCCGCAGCTTCGGCAGCATTGAGCAGCAATTCTGAGCATGTCAGCGAGTCCTCTGAGCGAATTACGAATACGATCCAGCATATTTCGATCGGTACGGATGAGCAAGTAAGGAGCGTTCATCTGGCTGTTGCCATCATGGAAGAAATGTCGGCAGCTGTGATTCAGATTGCCGGTGTTACGCAGTCCGCGAACGAACAGTCCTCTCTCGCCCAACAGGAGGCAGGGGCAGGCAACGCTGCTGTTGAGACAGCGATAGCTCAGATGCATGCCATCCATCAGAAGATGAAAGAACTGGCCGAATCGGTGCAAAGACTCGGCCAGCGCTCTGAACAAATCGTTCATGCGAACAGCATGATCGCTAATATTGCGCGACAAACGAATATGCTCGCGCTTAATGCTTCTATTGAAGCGGCTCGTGCTGGCGCTGCCGGCAAAGGTTTCGCGGTTGTGGCCGACGAAGTCCGCAAGCTGTCTATGCAGACGGGAGCGGCGGCTGAAGATGTGGCGGCTCTGGTGACCAGCATTCAGGAGGAGACCAGAAGTGTTGTTGGCTCTACCGAGGCGGGAACCCGCGAGGTAGAGACTGGGCTTGAGGTTGTCGGCGTGGCGCAGATGACGTTCAAGCGCATTCGTGGGGCGATGGATGAGCTCGCCAGACAGATCACGGATGTCGCCGGCAGCTCGGCATCGATCTCGGAGAAGACACGCGCAGCCGTGGATGTGATCCGGGCGATTGACGAAGTCGCCGGGCAAACGGCTTCGGGAACCCGTGTGGTTTCCTCCAACATCGAGGGGCAATACGCGAGTATGCAGGAGATTGTTTCATCGGCGACGGTGCTGAATAGCATGGCGGCGGACTTGCAGACGCTGATTGGCCGCTTCCGTGTGTGATTGATGTAGTCGGTTGGTCAGAGCAGCCTTAAGATGAGGATGCGGCGTGGGAAGATGTGTTGAAAGGCCGGAAAATGAGCTTAATGTGGGAGAGTAGAAATGAAGTGTGAAGTGTGGTTCATTGAGCAGCAGAGTGTGTTCCTGGTAGGGACGTGATGCTTGAGAGTGCCATAATCAGGGAGGGAACTACAGTACGCTATATGCTCCAATAACTTCTGTTTCTATGCTCAAAGGGAACTAGGATACGCTATATCAGTAGTTTGCTCGATTTGAAGCATGGATTTGAAAAGATAGCGTACCATAGTTCCTTCTGTGGTGGTTTTAGACGGGTTTTGGCACAAATAAGGGATTATAGTTCCCTCTAGCGGTTCGTTTAATGATAGAAAAGGACCTAAGGCAGCAGCCTCAGGTCCTTTTCAGTTTTTCCTAATCGCGTACTTCTACGATAAGCTCAATTTCGACTGGCGTATGAAAGGGCAGATCACTTGTCCCGATCGCGGAACGAGCGTGTTTGCCTTGTTCGCCGAACACAGCGACAAGCAAATCGGACGCGCCGTTGATAACGTAAGGCTGATCGCCGAAACCAGGTGCGCTGTTCACGAAGCCGAGCATTTTCACGATTTTCACAACACGGTCAAGGTCGCCCAGGTACCCTTTCATAACCGCTAAGCAGTTGATGATCGTTTGACGAGCTGCAGCTTGGCCTTGCTCGATCGTAACTTCGCGGCCGACTTTACCTTCAAACATCAGATCGCCATTGATGCGGCAGTCTTGGCCGGACAAATAGATCAGATTGCCTGTTTGATTGCAAGGAATATACGTGAAACGCGGTTCTGGGGATGGGGGAAGCGTGATGCCTAGTTCTAATAAACGTTGTTCGATTTGGGACATGGTAGTAACCTCCGGATTAGTTAGTAGATTTGGATAAATGATTAATGACGGCAGCAGTGCTGCGCTCGGATGAATATCCCTTCGCGTGCATGGGTATGCTCACCGTTAGACAAGGTAAGTTTTCCATTCACGACAACGTGCGGGATGCCATCTGGATAAAGTCTAGGTTCCTCGAACGTAGCATGATCTTGAATGGTATCTGGGTTGAAAACAGTGACATCGGCGATGTAGCCCGGGACAATGAGTCCGCGTTTCCCCAGCTTAAAGCGCTGCACAGGGAAGGAAGTCACTTTGCGTACCGCTTGCTCCAGAGTAAGGACACGGTGCTCGCGCACAAATTTGGCGAAGACGCGCGGAAACGTTCCGTATAACCGCGGATGCGGCTTACCTGTATCGCAAGTAAGACTATCCGAGGCAATGAGTGATTTGTCGTAGGCAACGACTTGCTTCACATCATCATCGGACATGTGGAAGTAGACAATGGAGATTCGGCCTTCTTCTTCCAGCAGCAGATCCATCATGCAATCCGCTGGATGCTGACCGCGCATTTCGCTGATTTCGGCGATGTGCTTGCCTTCGAGATGACGGTTTTTCTCTGTGTGCATCGCGGACAAGAACACACTTTGCCAACCTGTGGAGCAAATGAGATTGTCCCAAGTGACCTGTTCATGGCTTAGCTCCTCACGGATAACGGCACGTATCTTAGGACTGCGCAGCAAATCGAGTACTTTCTCGATACCGCCTTCCAGTACCCATGGAGGTAGAATGGTTGTCAAACTTGTAGATCCCGCATTGTAGGGATACACGTCACAGGTTACATCCATGCCGCGCGCTCTGGCGTCTTCAATAAGTTCCAGGGCATCGACAATTTGTCCCCAATTTCGTTTGCCCGCTGCTTTAAGATGGCTGATATGCAGCGAAACGCCGGCCTTCTCAGCAATCCAGATGACCTCTTGAACGGATGGCAGCAAATTATTGCCCTCTCCGCGAATATGTGTGGAGAAGAGACCGTTATAGGCTGGCAGCACCGAACATAGCTCAGCGATTTCTTCTTTGCTCGTGTAGCTGCCAGGAGCGTATAGAAGTCCGATCGATAATCCGATCGCCCCGGCCTTCAAGCCCTCTTCCAGGATTTGCTTCATCTGCGCAACTTCGAGTGTGGTCGCTGGACGGTTGGCAAAGCCCATCACGGCAATGCGCAGGGCACCGTGGGCTACATAGGTAGCCATGTGCTCGGAAGGGCGGGAGTCGGCAACAGCATCCATGTATTGTCCGACGGTTTCCCATGGCCAAGCCCATTTGGTTTGGCCGATGACAGGTTGGATATAGCTTTGGAGCAGCTCAGCTTGGGCAGGGACGAAGGGCGCAGGCGCCAACCCGCAGTTGCCGACGACTTCGGTTGTAACGCCTTGGCGCATCTTGATTTCGCTGTGCGGATAATCGAAAATCATTAAATCGGAATGGCAATGCCCATCGATAAAACCAGGGGCAATCACTTGGCGCTGCACATCGATGACTTGTGCGGCTTCCTCATGAATTTGGCCAACAGCTACAATTGTATGGCCTTGAATGGCGACATCGCCGGCAAACCAAGGATTACCGGTGCCATCGACAATCCGGCCATTTTTCAAGATAAGATCCAACATAATGGCTACACCTCCTGAGTGATTACTCTAGCATTCCCCGTGCAAGGACAGGTACGCGTTCATAAGCATGGCCGCGCTGCATAACCACTTGATTATGCAAGTTGACCGTGCTGCATATGTGATTAGGAATAATGCGCAGCGTATCGCCGACCTGTAAGTTGGCAGCTTGGGCGAGCGGCCCGAGTTCGATCATGCCATGCTCTTCCGTCATGCGAATGAGCAGCGCATCCTCGAGGTTCATGATGTAGCCGAAGCCGCGAAGCTGAAGGGGATCGGTGCCAGGCTGCACATCCGTCGCGAACGTTTTGCTGCCGCCGTCGACGATGGCCAGATCCGCCGAAGGGCGGCTGACGACGGTGACGAGCACGCTGCCCGCGCAATCGGTGATATCGCAGACGCCAAGGCGGGCTTGCATCCGGTCATGGAACACATAGGTGCCGGGGCGGACCTCCGTTACGCCAGCCACCGCAGCGGCGTATAACGCAGTCGGCGTAGAGCCTACGCTGACATCGGCGATCGCGATGCCTTGCGCTCTAAGACGTTCGGCAAGCTCTACCATTAGCGTGCCTTCTTCATGCCCAGCCGCCGCAACGTCGAGGGTAGATTTGCCTCCTACCAGCGAGCCGCGGAACGTATAGATGCCGGTGAGCCGCAGATGGGGCATGCGGGCAATGTCGGCTGCGAGCGCAGCGGCTTGGTCGAACAGCACGCCAGTGCGGCGCAAACCGGTATCGATCTCTAGCCGGACTTGCAGGGAGTGGCCCTGTTCGCTAGCGATTTGTTCCATCCGCTGCGCGCCTGCCAAGCTGTCCACAGCAACGATTAATTCGATTTGCTCACTTAGACGGATCGCTCTTCGGATCTTGCTCGGAGTTACAAGCGGATAAGCGATGAAAATATTGCTGACGCCATTTGCCGCCATCACCTCCGCTTCCGATACTTTGGCTACGGTGATGCCGACGGCGCCTGCTTCCATCTGCTGGAGGGCAATGGCCGGCATTTTGTGAGTTTTGGCATGAGGACGCAGCTTCACTTGAAGGGCGTTGACTTTCTCCGCCATGGTTTGAATGTTGTGATCCATCCGCTCCGTATCAATAATCAGGCAAGGTGTTTCCAAAGTTTCCAGTGTTTCCAGGGCTTCCGAGGTTTGTAAAGTTTCTGTCATCACACTTCACTCTCTTTCACGGCACTTTTGCCTTCTTCTAAATGGCTGTAAAGGGTATATTTCGAAATGTTCAGGTAGGCGCAAATTTTCTCGCCGCCTTTTTTAATGAGAAAGGCACCTTTGGCGTCGAGCAATTGAATCATACGCATTTTGTCATCCTTGGTCATCACCGCGACAGGCTTGCCGACCTGCTCCTGGGCTTCTTGAATGAGGGCATCGAGCAAATCGCTGACGCTCGTGACGAAGGATTCCTTCACTTCGGACTCCTGTCCTGGATTAATCAAGGTTTGCAGCGTCTTCTCAGCAATCATCAGCTCTGTAATATCAAAATTGATACAGAGAGAGCCGATGATGCGTCCGGCTTTATTTTTCATATACATCGAACTTGAGCGTAAAATGCGTCCGTCTTTGGTTTGCGTTAAATAATTATATTTATTCCCGTTTACATGGTTCCCGCGCAGCAGTTCCAGACCCAGATTGGTCCCAGGATCTCCCACTTTGCGTCCGGTAATGTGACCGTTGGCAATGGCAACGATGGAACTCTCGTAAGAGCCGGTCAGATCATGGAGCACAACCTCACAGTTATTTCCAAATTGGGCGGCTAATCCTGTGACCAGTTCCGTCAAAAAGCCAAATTCATCTTGAATGGATTCCATGCCCGTTATCTCCCCTTGAAGATTATTCTGAGCCAAATAGTATCACAATCGCGATAAATGTCAAACAAAAAGTTTGGGATGCTAAAAAAAAGTATGATTTTTAAGGTGTGCTCTGGTACTATGAAAAAAGATGTTGGAATTGTAAAGGAGAGATTTCCCGTGAGACGTTGGTTTGCCAAATCACTGAAACGTAAGCTGTCTTTACTCATTTTATTCGCCGTGGTGCTGCCGTTGCTTTCGATGGGAACCGTGTCTTACAAAATCGCTACCTCCGTGACCGAAGATAAAGCGAAGCAGGCGGGGATGAATACCCTTAAGCAGATGACCGATAAACTCGATTTTGTCATACAGGACGTCGAGAACATGTCGATCTTTCTGATTGGCCAAAAGGATATCCAAACCTATTTGGACAACAAGGAAGGCGATGTCAACAGCTATTCGCAAATCGTGGGTACGCTATGGAATTTATCGTATTCCAAGAAATATATCGCTAACATCACTATTACGCCGACTAACGGCAATCCCGTGCTTTTTACCACGACCGTAACGAATTCGGGCTTACAGCCGCTTCTCGTGCAATATGAATCCGTCTACAAGTCAGCAACGAAGTGGTGGTCGCCGCTTTACGAACTTCAAACCTCCGATGGTGCCAAAAAAGTGATTTCACTGGTCAGACCGATACGGGATGTGAGCACATATAAAACGCTAGGGACCTTAACCGTTTCGCTGGATCAAGCCGAGATCGGAAGTTATTTGACCGACGCCGGTTGGGAAAGCAGTGGATTTGTCATGCTGCGGGATCAGTATGATCGGATCATTTCCGGTGGAGATACCCGCTGGCTGGCGCAAAAAGTAACGGAAGTATTTCCGAATTTGGGGAAACTGGTAGAGACCAGCGGCGTGCTGAATGTGCAGTGGAAGGAACAGCCGCATACGGTTTTATATAATCAGATCCCGCGATTAGGCTGGACGCTGATCGGGTTCATTCCGACTGAGATATATCAGAAACAGAACGGGTACGTGCTGACCGTAACTGCGATTACGATCGTTATCGCGCTGCTGCTGGCTATGGGACTGGTCCTCTACTTCCTGCAGTGGGTGACGAAACCTTTGACCAAATTAACCAAATATCTGAAGGATTTGAACCCGGAGGAGACGATTCCCACCTATGAGGTGAAAAGTGTCGACGAAGTCGGACTGCTTGTTCACAGCTATAATAAACTTAGTGAGCGGATCAGCCGCTTGAAAGATCAGGTTCAGTTGAACGAAGCGATGAAAAAGGAGGCGGATATTTTGGCGCTGCAAGCACAGATTAATCCGCATTTCCTCTACAATACACTCTCATCCATCCATTGGATCGCCTTAATGAACAAAGATCGGCAGATCGCCGATATGGTGGGTGCGCTTAGTGATTTCTTGCGCTTTAGTTTAAATAAAGGGGAAGAGTTCTGCACGGTTCAGCAGGAAATTTCTCATGCTCAGAACTATGCGTATATCCAAGCCATCCGCTTTCCCGAGCAATTCGATATTGAGTTTTTTATCGCTCCGGCGATGATTCAAAGCACGATGTTGAAGCTGCTTCTGCAGCCGTTGATCGAGAATAGCTTGATTCACGGTATCCAGAAGAAGAAGGCGAAGGGACATATCTATGTGCACGGCGAGCTGCGCGACAATCAAATGAAATTCGTTGTCGAAGACACAGGCATCGGGATGGAAGAGGCGAAGCTTCGCGATATCCAAGCTCAGCTCACATTGGCTAATCACCAGCTCGGCCTTCGCAATGAAGCGGTCAAAGATGCCAAAATCGTGGTAACGAGCTATGGGCTTATCAATGTTCACCGCAGGCTTTTATTGCATTATGGCCTTGGCTCCGGGCTTGTGGTCGACAGTACGCCAGGTGTCGGGACGACGATTACATTCACAATTCCGCTTGAGAAGGGAGAGTTAGCACTATGAGAATCTTGATTGTAGATGACGAGGTTATTATTCGAACGGGTCTCTGTACCGTCATCGATTGGAAAGAGCTCGGACTCGAATTGCTTCCGGCCGCTTCTTCCGCGGAGGAGGCTCTAGAACGTATTCCCGTCGAGAAGCCGCATATTGTCCTGACGGACATCCGCATGTCCGGAATGGACGGCATAGAACTTGCCCGTGAGGTGAAAGTGCTCCTGCCGGATACCGAGATTGTCATTCTTACTGGCTACGATGACTTCAGCTATGCCCAGCAAGCGCTGCGTGAAGGAGTAACGGATTATTTGCTGAAGACGAGTCGACCGGAAGAAATTATTAAGGCTGCGCTGAAAGCGAAGATGAACATTATGGAGAAATGGGAATCCGTGAAGCAAGATATGATGCAGCAGGCTGCTTTGCGCAGTCAACTGCTGGACCGGGTTCTCAGCCGCGGCTTGCAGGACGATGAGATTGCCAAGGAACAGCTCCAGGTATGGTTTCACAAATACG
Above is a genomic segment from Paenibacillus sp. HWE-109 containing:
- the mglC gene encoding galactose/methyl galactoside ABC transporter permease MglC produces the protein MSTKTETIKSRDISGFVTKYAIYIVLVVLVVGIAIYDPRFLSVSILRDILLQSSTRVIIALGAAFILITGGTDLSTGRIVGLTAVISASMLQTQEYGRRFFPDLPHLPLLVPIILAIIAGLLVGLINGIIVAKLKVPPFIATLGTMVAVYGANSLYFDMKPNQSQPIGGLRPDFSKIGTGSIGSNATYSIPYIVIIAIVVAIIVWIVFNKTKLGKYMYAIGGNIHAAVVSGINVNRYLIYIYSIAGALYGLAGVLEAARTGGATNNYGNMYELDAIAACVVGGVSTSGGIGTVPGVLAGVLIFSVINYGLTFIGISPYWQLIIKGVIIVAAVAFDMRKYMNSK
- a CDS encoding methyl-accepting chemotaxis protein — its product is MSKNFVAVWKKRLLVLSLRSKIVGAFVIVSLLVAATSGMSYTYLNKVDSSYAKLLGDNVSILRVVSEIKEKTQMQNSMLFGYVLDPTKEKEQRLMDMNAALAAVIAQMGELSHNEDEQSAIQSTMDSNMTFARLVKKVTEYANKGNVALAKAEATQWAIPTTETLTQAAAKIEDLEKSTQEDASARNHDVVKSTVQTLIWVSLGAFLLALAMGLVLSRMIVTPMRFMVRAAERIAACDLTVSDIQVKNRDELRDLANAFNQMKANLHRLISQVGGSAQQVAAASAALSSNSEHVSESSERITNTIQHISIGTDEQVRSVHLAVAIMEEMSAAVIQIAGVTQSANEQSSLAQQEAGAGNAAVETAIAQMHAIHQKMKELAESVQRLGQRSEQIVHANSMIANIARQTNMLALNASIEAARAGAAGKGFAVVADEVRKLSMQTGAAAEDVAALVTSIQEETRSVVGSTEAGTREVETGLEVVGVAQMTFKRIRGAMDELARQITDVAGSSASISEKTRAAVDVIRAIDEVAGQTASGTRVVSSNIEGQYASMQEIVSSATVLNSMAADLQTLIGRFRV
- a CDS encoding RidA family protein; translated protein: MSQIEQRLLELGITLPPSPEPRFTYIPCNQTGNLIYLSGQDCRINGDLMFEGKVGREVTIEQGQAAARQTIINCLAVMKGYLGDLDRVVKIVKMLGFVNSAPGFGDQPYVINGASDLLVAVFGEQGKHARSAIGTSDLPFHTPVEIELIVEVRD
- a CDS encoding N-acyl-D-amino-acid deacylase family protein encodes the protein MLDLILKNGRIVDGTGNPWFAGDVAIQGHTIVAVGQIHEEAAQVIDVQRQVIAPGFIDGHCHSDLMIFDYPHSEIKMRQGVTTEVVGNCGLAPAPFVPAQAELLQSYIQPVIGQTKWAWPWETVGQYMDAVADSRPSEHMATYVAHGALRIAVMGFANRPATTLEVAQMKQILEEGLKAGAIGLSIGLLYAPGSYTSKEEIAELCSVLPAYNGLFSTHIRGEGNNLLPSVQEVIWIAEKAGVSLHISHLKAAGKRNWGQIVDALELIEDARARGMDVTCDVYPYNAGSTSLTTILPPWVLEGGIEKVLDLLRSPKIRAVIREELSHEQVTWDNLICSTGWQSVFLSAMHTEKNRHLEGKHIAEISEMRGQHPADCMMDLLLEEEGRISIVYFHMSDDDVKQVVAYDKSLIASDSLTCDTGKPHPRLYGTFPRVFAKFVREHRVLTLEQAVRKVTSFPVQRFKLGKRGLIVPGYIADVTVFNPDTIQDHATFEEPRLYPDGIPHVVVNGKLTLSNGEHTHAREGIFIRAQHCCRH
- a CDS encoding alanine racemase; this translates as MTETLQTSEALETLETLETPCLIIDTERMDHNIQTMAEKVNALQVKLRPHAKTHKMPAIALQQMEAGAVGITVAKVSEAEVMAANGVSNIFIAYPLVTPSKIRRAIRLSEQIELIVAVDSLAGAQRMEQIASEQGHSLQVRLEIDTGLRRTGVLFDQAAALAADIARMPHLRLTGIYTFRGSLVGGKSTLDVAAAGHEEGTLMVELAERLRAQGIAIADVSVGSTPTALYAAAVAGVTEVRPGTYVFHDRMQARLGVCDITDCAGSVLVTVVSRPSADLAIVDGGSKTFATDVQPGTDPLQLRGFGYIMNLEDALLIRMTEEHGMIELGPLAQAANLQVGDTLRIIPNHICSTVNLHNQVVMQRGHAYERVPVLARGMLE
- a CDS encoding helix-turn-helix transcriptional regulator, with the protein product MESIQDEFGFLTELVTGLAAQFGNNCEVVLHDLTGSYESSIVAIANGHITGRKVGDPGTNLGLELLRGNHVNGNKYNYLTQTKDGRILRSSSMYMKNKAGRIIGSLCINFDITELMIAEKTLQTLINPGQESEVKESFVTSVSDLLDALIQEAQEQVGKPVAVMTKDDKMRMIQLLDAKGAFLIKKGGEKICAYLNISKYTLYSHLEEGKSAVKESEV
- a CDS encoding cache domain-containing sensor histidine kinase, with protein sequence MRRWFAKSLKRKLSLLILFAVVLPLLSMGTVSYKIATSVTEDKAKQAGMNTLKQMTDKLDFVIQDVENMSIFLIGQKDIQTYLDNKEGDVNSYSQIVGTLWNLSYSKKYIANITITPTNGNPVLFTTTVTNSGLQPLLVQYESVYKSATKWWSPLYELQTSDGAKKVISLVRPIRDVSTYKTLGTLTVSLDQAEIGSYLTDAGWESSGFVMLRDQYDRIISGGDTRWLAQKVTEVFPNLGKLVETSGVLNVQWKEQPHTVLYNQIPRLGWTLIGFIPTEIYQKQNGYVLTVTAITIVIALLLAMGLVLYFLQWVTKPLTKLTKYLKDLNPEETIPTYEVKSVDEVGLLVHSYNKLSERISRLKDQVQLNEAMKKEADILALQAQINPHFLYNTLSSIHWIALMNKDRQIADMVGALSDFLRFSLNKGEEFCTVQQEISHAQNYAYIQAIRFPEQFDIEFFIAPAMIQSTMLKLLLQPLIENSLIHGIQKKKAKGHIYVHGELRDNQMKFVVEDTGIGMEEAKLRDIQAQLTLANHQLGLRNEAVKDAKIVVTSYGLINVHRRLLLHYGLGSGLVVDSTPGVGTTITFTIPLEKGELAL